A region of the Desulfurobacterium indicum genome:
TTCTGAAATGTCTGGCTGCGGTCTCGCAGGTTTTATTAACAGAGACGGAAAAAGAGTCTCTGGAAAAGATATCTTTGACTCTATAACATCTATGAAAGAACGTGGGAACGGTATGGGTGCCGGCTACGCCGCATACGGCATTTATCCAGACATGGCCGAATATTACGCGTTTCACGTTATGATGGACAGCATGGACATAGCAACCGAAATTACGGCTGTTTTAAATAGATTTTTCCACATTGTCAAAAGCGAAATGATACCCACAAAGAGCGTCCCATCTCTCTACAAAAAGACAACTCCCCCTGTATTTTACAGATACTTTGTAACACCGAGAGAGGATGTAAAACTTCCCCTTGAAACAGAAGAAGATATGGTTGTAAGAGCTGTAATGACTATCAACGAAAATGTAAAAGGTGCCTACGTAATCTCCAGCGGTAAAAACATGGGGGCTTTCAAAGGCGTGGGTGAACCGGACGAAATTGGTGAATTCTTTGAGATAGACAGTTACAAAGGATACATATGGATAGCTCATACCCGTTTTCCGACAAACACTCCAGGTTGGTGGGGAGGTGCCCATCCATTTACGCTACTCGATTGGTCAATAGTCCACAATGGAGAGATAACCTCTTACGGAACAAACAAAAGGTATGTTGAAATGTATGGTTATAAGTGCACGCTACTCACCGATACAGAAGTTGCAGCTTACATCTTTGACCTTCTCTTTAGAAAACACAAACTCCCGATAAAGGCAACTCTAATGGCAATTGCTGCACCCTTCTGGAAAGACATTGAATACCTGAAAAAGAAAAAGCTTAACAAAGTTGCAGAAATGGCTAAAAAAATAAGAGAAATCTACTCGTCTGCAATGTTAAACGGACCATTCGCAATGCTCTTTGCCTACAAAGACGGTCTCATAGGATTCAACGACAGGATAAAACTTCGTCCTTTCGTTGCGGCAATTAACGGTGATACCGTATACATGGCAAGTGAAGAGTCAGCTATAAAGGTTATCTGCAAAAATCCAGAAAAGGTATGGATGCCAAGAGCTGGGGAACCAGTTATCGCGCTCATGAACTACTGTAAAGACGGCATCTGCCACCCAGGATAACATCTTAAAGAGGTAGGAAAATGGAAGTTAAACAGCTTAACGAAACAACCTATGAGATAAAGTGTGGGACAACCCACTACAAAATCGTTAATGCAAAGATAAAAGAGTTAGTTAAAAACGGTGCTGAAAAGATAATACTCAGAGAAGTTTACGGACAGAGGTACATAGGAACGGGAATAAAAGAACCTGTAAAAATAGAGATTCACGGAACTGCTGGAAATGACCTTGGAATATTCCTTTACAATCCGAAGATTGAAGTTTTCGGAAATGCCCAGGACTGCGTCGGCAACACAATGATGAAAGGAGAAATCGTCGTAAGAGGCCACGCTGGTGATGTTTGTGGATATGGAATGAGAGGCGGGAAAGTCTATATAGAAGGAGACGTGGGTTATAGAGTCGGCATACACATGAAAGGATACAAAGAGTTTGTCCCAACATTCATCATAGGTGGAAAAGCTGGAAATTTCTTCGGTGAATACATGGCAGGTGGGAAA
Encoded here:
- a CDS encoding class II glutamine amidotransferase produces the protein MMSYSEMSGCGLAGFINRDGKRVSGKDIFDSITSMKERGNGMGAGYAAYGIYPDMAEYYAFHVMMDSMDIATEITAVLNRFFHIVKSEMIPTKSVPSLYKKTTPPVFYRYFVTPREDVKLPLETEEDMVVRAVMTINENVKGAYVISSGKNMGAFKGVGEPDEIGEFFEIDSYKGYIWIAHTRFPTNTPGWWGGAHPFTLLDWSIVHNGEITSYGTNKRYVEMYGYKCTLLTDTEVAAYIFDLLFRKHKLPIKATLMAIAAPFWKDIEYLKKKKLNKVAEMAKKIREIYSSAMLNGPFAMLFAYKDGLIGFNDRIKLRPFVAAINGDTVYMASEESAIKVICKNPEKVWMPRAGEPVIALMNYCKDGICHPG